The genome window CTGGCCTATGGCTCTCTTCTGGCGTCGAACGAAGTGGTTCGTTTAAGTGGTCAGGATGTGCAACGCGGTACATTCTCACACCGCCACGCCGTTCTGCACGATGCCCAGACCAACGATTCGTATACCTCCCTGAACCACATTCAGGAAGAACAGCAGAAGTTGCAGATCTATAATTCACTGCTCTCTGAATACGGTGTTTTAGGCTTTGAATACGGGTACGCGCTGGCCAATCCGAAGGCACTCGTCATCTGGGAAGCCCAATTTGGCGACTTCTCCAACGGCGCGCAGGTCGTTATGGACCAGTTTGTTTCCGCGGGCGAATCCAAATGGGGACTGATGAACGGGGTGGTTCTTTTATTACCACATGGTTATGAAGGCCAGGGACCCGAACACTCGAATGCCCGTCCAGAACGCTACCTGCAACTTTGCGCGGAATACAACATGATTGTAGCCAACGTAACGACTCCGGCCAACTTCTTCCACCTGATGCGTCGGCAATTGGCATGGCCATTCCGGAAGCCGCTGGTTGTGATGTCACCGAAATCGCTGCTTCGTCACCCACAAGTTGTTTCCCCGCTGGAAGACCTGACCAAAGGTTCGTTCCAGGAAGTGCTGGGCGATGCGTACGCTAAAACCAAGAAAGTAAAACGCGTTCTGCTTTGCACCGGTAAGATTTACTACGAACTGCTCGAAAAACAGCAAACTGACAAGCGTGAAGACGTAGCCATTGTTCGCGTAGAGCAGCTTCATCCGTTCCCGCTCAAGCAGCTCAATGCGCTTCTGGCCGAATACAGCAAAGACGTAGAGTTGTTCTGGGTACAGGAAGAACCAGCTAACATGGGCGCCTGGACGTTCTTGTTGCGGTCGCTGCCAGAAGTTAAATTGCACGGTGTTACCCGGAAATCGAGTGCATCGCCGGCAACTGGTTTTGCCAAAATTCATACGCAGGAACAAGCCGACATTATTCGTCGCGCATTTGAATAATAAAGAGTTTTCTTTGTTTTGGATTTATGGGTTTCGGGTTGTTATCCTGAGTAACAACCCGTTGCCTGCAACACGAAACCCGTCAACTCGGAACTTGAAACATACTAGATATGGCAAATGAAATGAAAGTGCCCCCCGTTGGGGAATCGATTACCGAAGTAACGGTAGGAACTTGGTATAAAAAAGAAGGAGATACAGTAAAGATGGACGAGGTTATTTGTGGCCTTGATTCCGACAAAGCGACCTTTGAATTAACTGCCGAAGCCAACGGCGTACTTCATATTATGGCCCAGGAAGGCGATGTTCTTCCGATTGGTGCCGTGATCTGCTCAATTGATGGTGAAGGCTCATCTGATGGTGCAGCCCCTGCTCCGGCCGCCGAACCAGCCAAGGCTCCAGCTCCTGAAGCAAAAGAAGAAGCGCCAGCGCCAGCCGCCGAACCAACTCCCGCTGCTGAAGCTGCCCCAGCCGCTGCGGAAAGCAAAGTTATTGAAATGAAAGTGCCAACCGTTGGTGAATCTGTTACGGAAGTAACCATCGCGGCATGGAGCAAAAAAGATGGAGATCACGTAGAGTTAGACGAAGTTCTTTGCGAACTGGAATCTGATAAAGCAACGTTTGAATTGCCTGCCGAAGCAGCGGGCACTTTGCGCATTGTGGCCGAAGCTGGCACGACGTTAGCCATTGGCGCGACCATCTGTAAAATAGAAGTAGGCCAATCGGCTGCGGGCGCCTCTGCTCCGGCTCAAGCAGCTCCGGCCGCGCAACCTGCTCAAACGGCAGCTCCAGCGCAAGGAACTACCTACGCAGCCAACCACCCATCTCCGGCAGCGGGCAAAATCTTGGCGGAAAAAGGCGTTGATCCTAAAGAAGTGAACGGCAGCGGTGTTGGTGGACGGATCACCAAAGAGGACGCTCAGAAGGCTGAAAAATCTGCTCCTGCACCAGCTCCTGCCCCCGCAGCTGCTAAAGCGGCTCCGCAGGCTCCGGCTCCAAGCGCGCCTGCTCAGGGAGAACGGGGACAACGCCGGGAACGTATGACTTCCCTGCGCAAAACCATCGCCCGGCGTC of Tellurirhabdus bombi contains these proteins:
- the odhB gene encoding 2-oxoglutarate dehydrogenase complex dihydrolipoyllysine-residue succinyltransferase, whose amino-acid sequence is MANEMKVPPVGESITEVTVGTWYKKEGDTVKMDEVICGLDSDKATFELTAEANGVLHIMAQEGDVLPIGAVICSIDGEGSSDGAAPAPAAEPAKAPAPEAKEEAPAPAAEPTPAAEAAPAAAESKVIEMKVPTVGESVTEVTIAAWSKKDGDHVELDEVLCELESDKATFELPAEAAGTLRIVAEAGTTLAIGATICKIEVGQSAAGASAPAQAAPAAQPAQTAAPAQGTTYAANHPSPAAGKILAEKGVDPKEVNGSGVGGRITKEDAQKAEKSAPAPAPAPAAAKAAPQAPAPSAPAQGERGQRRERMTSLRKTIARRLVAVKNETAMLTTFNEVDMKPIMDLRAKYKDKFKDKHAVGLGFMSFFAKAICIALQEFPAVNAMIDGDSLVYNDYCDISIAVSTERGLVVPVVRNAEQMNFAQIEKEIIRLAGLARDNKLTIDQMQGGTFTITNGGIFGSMLSTPIINAPQSAILGMHNIIERPVVVNGQIVARPMMYIALSYDHRIIDGKESVSFLVRVKQLLEDPTRILLDV